In Populus nigra chromosome 1, ddPopNigr1.1, whole genome shotgun sequence, one genomic interval encodes:
- the LOC133703529 gene encoding IRK-interacting protein, which yields MAPSSSSSPSSSHPPAPTVVPPLQNLHITPIQECEKEEHGDEYSEERSQSATTKATPASFIDKIPTPKLHPRSPLHDKNSKQSTKKRHGDSTNGDGGGGSISCNKCHPHAREKISVVPLDNNGLNKHSSIASPNGIFKSIFSSLTRKSPKSTGDASIAREEQWKTAVAELSHKLIQATRKRDGALLEASRLKYSIAELENKLSMLEIYCHDLKSGLDECSSNNPLYRGEHGYNIHQYQQNGLMGVSDKVIEQFLVSVSEARSSVRLLSRSLTMQLRHMGVRVYERISALLQPYDIKISFYKNPKGVLFCLEALLNKAFFEDFESVGFQKNFVNQILNPIDRCEANYASFNVLKELTWEEVLSKGTRHFSEEFSKFCDRKMSEIVAMLGWNRAWPEPLLQAFFSASKNMWLVHLLANSVHPGLPIFRVDKGMNFDSVYMEDMGGDRARKLVPAMVRIMVAPGFYVYGNVIKCDVLCRHYNHNVSNDKGLTPSP from the exons atggctccttcctcttcctcttctccttcCTCCTCTCATCCTCCAGCACCAACAGTAGTACCCCCTCTTCAAAACCTTCATATCACACCT ATTcaagaatgtgaaaaagaagAGCACGGAGATGAATACAGTGAAGAGAGAAGCCAAAGTGCTACTACCAAAGCAACACCAGCTAGTTTTATAGACAAGATACCGACGCCAAAGCTCCATCCAAGATCACCTCTCCATGACAAAAACAGCAAGCAAAGCACCAAGAAACGACATGGTGATAGCACTAATGGAGATGGCGGTGGTGGTTCAATTTCTTGTAACAAGTGCCATCCACATGCAAGAGAGAAGATTTCAGTTGTTCCTTTGGACAATAATGGCTTAAACAAGCATTCATCTATTGCAAGTCCAAATGGAATTTTCAAGTCCATATTTTCTTCATTGACTAGGAAGAGTCCAAAATCCACTGGTGATGCCTCAATAGCAAGAGAAGAGCAATGGAAGACTGCTGTAGCTGAGCTATCTCATAAATTGATTCAAGCAACAAGAAAGAGAGATGGCGCACTTCTTGAAGCTTCAAGGCTCAAGTACTCAATAGCTGAACTTGAAAACAAGCTTAGCATGCTTGAAATTTATTGCCATGATTTGAAGTCTGGACTTGATGAATGTAGCAGTAACAACCCACTTTATCGAGGTGAACACGGCTACAACATTCATCAATATCAACAAAATGGTCTTATGGGGGTCAGTGATAAAGTGATAGAGCAATTTTTGGTTTCAGTATCTGAAGCTAGGTCCTCTGTTAGGCTATTAAGCAGGTCACTCACTATGCAACTAAGGCACATGGGAGTTAGAGTTTATGAGAGAATATCTGCGTTGCTTCAACCTTATGATATAAAGATTTCATTCTATAAGAATCCGAAAGGTGTGCTCTTTTGCCTTGAGGCTTTGTTAAACAAAGCTTTCTTCgaagattttgaatctgttggGTTCCAAAAGAATTTtgtaaatcaaatattgaaccCAATTGATAGATGTGAAGCAAACTACGCGTCATTTAATGTGCTTAAAGAGTTGACATGGGAGGAGGTATTGAGTAAAGGGACAAGGCATTTCAGTGAAGAGTTCAGCAAGTTTTGTGACAGGAAAATGAGTGAGATTGTGGCTATGTTGGGGTGGAATAGAGCCTGGCCTGAGCCATTGTTGCAGGCATTCTTTAGTGCTTCTAAAAACATGTGGTTGGTGCACCTTTTGGCCAATTCGGTGCACCCTGGCTTGCCAATCTTCAGGGTGGATAAAGGGATGAACTTTGACTCAGTTTACATGGAGGATATGGGTGGAGACAGGGCAAGGAAGTTGGTTCCAGCCATGGTTAGGATCATGGTGGCACCGGGGTTCTATGTTTACGGTAACGTGATAAAATGTGATGTCCTCTGCAGGCACTATAATCATAATGTTAGTAATGATAAGGGTTTAACCCCCTCTCCTTAG